A genome region from Bacteroidales bacterium includes the following:
- a CDS encoding 4Fe-4S binding protein encodes MAYFINPDECTACGACVDECPVEAISEGDDFYTIDAELCTDCGACVDVCPVECISEVE; translated from the coding sequence ATGGCTTATTTTATTAACCCTGATGAATGTACTGCTTGCGGTGCATGTGTGGACGAATGCCCTGTTGAGGCAATATCAGAAGGAGATGATTTTTACACAATTGATGCTGAATTATGTACTGATTGCGGTGCATGTGTAGATGTTTGCCCTGTTGAATGTATCAGTGAAGTAGAATAA
- a CDS encoding SpoIIE family protein phosphatase: protein MKRAYIYKLISVIFTALLFSVNLLYSQSIVQSGKIDLKTYNFDQNGPVELNGQWEFYPAKLYTEKDFESGNTVKPIIVDVPSLWDNKFFINTEKPNIGYGTYRLKITVPDNIEILALRLKRIETAYKIFADDSLVLSVGNVGSSKEKSQAGQKTLAKIFPVKESFSLIIQVSNFHHRKGGIHSEIVLGLPKQIIKKNRIAGSYEISIIGVLLIMAVFHIGLFFFGKKDYSLLFFSILLISEIFSIMTNGEVLFTYIFPDMSWIVLKRIDYISNFFRVTFFALFFYQLYSKEINKIFILVLAGLNSIMTLLVLFTELSFFSFTLFVFIAIAVISFIYVIYAQIKSLMLKTEGALIPFTGMLILILTAINDILFVSNIIQTIYLTPFGLFIFIFSQSYILSFNFSNLYKKAEEMNKLTSDLDEIKSRLLNDRSINLNNTIEILNEKAEATKGYIFSVINIEAKLKGFFPSNNDNKLNGTYLDAIINKVIAEKESIIINNTDTSPYKELLNSTDSDLKSLVCIPLIIADKCRSVLYFENADRKSAFNSNIVELFKNLSDQIVGLTENYILFTELEDLKHNLEAIVYKRTKDIRNQRDMLTEQKDEILTINNEISYALEEVSKKNKIITDNVNIAKITQNANLPDEQLVNSLFPEVFILFRPKEILSGDFYWANKINIGENKVKSLFSVADCTGHGVPGALMSLIGNYLLNNAVFNEKISKPSEILDNIQKNIKAKLSSEEDKDVEDGMDIAIISYDKEENILEYAGAKIDLILIRENEITEIKSDKKSIGIGRLGKQIGDKFINHKLTIQKGDLIYIYSDGFQDQFGGENDRRFMKKNLKLLLEDISKLSFNIQRSHLLKTLNRWQGKNIQNDDILVVGISF, encoded by the coding sequence ATGAAACGAGCATATATATATAAACTAATATCAGTAATATTTACGGCACTATTATTTTCCGTAAACTTATTATACAGCCAATCAATTGTTCAATCGGGCAAAATTGATTTAAAAACATATAATTTTGACCAAAACGGTCCGGTAGAATTAAACGGTCAATGGGAATTCTATCCCGCTAAATTATACACCGAAAAAGATTTTGAAAGCGGAAACACAGTAAAACCAATCATAGTAGATGTTCCTTCATTATGGGATAATAAATTCTTCATTAATACTGAAAAACCGAATATAGGATACGGAACTTATAGATTAAAAATTACCGTACCTGATAATATTGAAATTTTAGCTTTAAGGTTAAAAAGAATTGAAACTGCATACAAAATATTTGCAGATGATTCTCTTGTTTTATCAGTAGGTAATGTAGGAAGCAGTAAAGAAAAATCTCAAGCCGGACAAAAAACACTTGCAAAAATATTCCCTGTTAAAGAATCTTTTTCCTTAATAATTCAAGTCAGTAATTTTCATCACCGAAAAGGAGGAATTCACAGTGAGATAGTTTTAGGATTACCAAAACAAATTATTAAGAAAAACAGAATTGCCGGCAGTTATGAAATATCCATTATAGGAGTTCTTCTTATTATGGCAGTATTTCATATCGGTCTGTTCTTTTTCGGCAAAAAAGATTATTCCTTGCTTTTTTTCAGTATTCTTCTTATAAGCGAAATATTTAGTATAATGACTAACGGAGAAGTTTTATTTACATACATTTTCCCCGATATGTCTTGGATCGTATTAAAAAGGATAGATTATATAAGTAATTTTTTCAGAGTAACATTCTTTGCCTTGTTTTTTTATCAACTTTATTCTAAAGAAATCAATAAAATTTTTATTTTGGTTTTAGCAGGATTAAATTCAATAATGACTTTGTTAGTATTATTTACTGAACTTTCTTTCTTCTCATTTACCTTATTTGTCTTTATTGCTATTGCTGTTATCTCTTTTATTTATGTTATTTATGCACAAATAAAAAGTTTGATGTTAAAAACAGAAGGTGCTCTTATTCCTTTTACCGGTATGCTTATATTAATATTGACAGCAATTAATGATATTTTATTTGTTTCAAATATAATTCAAACTATATACTTAACACCGTTTGGTTTGTTTATATTCATTTTCTCACAATCATATATTTTGTCCTTTAATTTTTCTAACTTATATAAAAAAGCAGAAGAAATGAATAAACTTACTTCTGATCTTGATGAGATAAAAAGTAGGTTATTGAATGATCGTTCAATAAATTTAAATAACACCATTGAAATATTAAATGAAAAAGCAGAAGCTACAAAAGGATATATATTTTCAGTTATAAATATTGAAGCCAAACTTAAAGGCTTTTTTCCAAGCAATAATGATAATAAATTAAACGGGACATATCTTGATGCTATAATCAATAAAGTAATTGCAGAGAAGGAATCAATCATAATAAATAATACTGATACAAGTCCCTATAAAGAATTGTTAAATTCGACTGACAGTGATTTAAAATCTTTGGTTTGTATTCCTCTTATTATAGCAGATAAATGCAGATCGGTATTGTATTTTGAAAATGCTGACAGAAAATCTGCATTTAACTCAAATATTGTAGAATTATTCAAAAATCTTTCCGATCAAATTGTTGGTTTAACAGAAAACTATATTTTATTCACTGAACTGGAAGACCTTAAACATAACTTAGAAGCTATCGTCTATAAACGTACTAAAGACATCAGAAATCAAAGAGATATGCTGACAGAACAAAAAGATGAAATCTTAACAATTAATAATGAAATATCATATGCTCTTGAAGAAGTAAGTAAGAAAAATAAAATAATTACTGATAATGTTAATATTGCAAAAATAACTCAAAACGCAAATTTACCTGATGAACAATTGGTAAACTCTCTTTTTCCTGAAGTATTCATTTTATTCAGACCAAAAGAAATTTTAAGCGGAGACTTCTATTGGGCAAATAAAATAAATATCGGTGAAAACAAAGTAAAATCCCTTTTCAGCGTAGCTGATTGTACCGGTCATGGTGTCCCCGGGGCTCTTATGTCCTTAATAGGAAATTATTTATTGAATAATGCAGTTTTTAACGAAAAAATTTCCAAACCTTCCGAAATCCTTGATAATATCCAAAAAAATATTAAGGCAAAATTAAGCAGTGAAGAAGATAAAGATGTTGAAGACGGAATGGATATAGCAATAATTTCCTATGACAAAGAAGAAAATATATTGGAATATGCCGGAGCAAAAATTGACCTTATATTAATCAGAGAAAATGAAATAACAGAAATTAAATCAGATAAAAAATCAATAGGTATAGGAAGATTAGGTAAACAAATCGGTGATAAATTCATAAATCATAAACTCACAATACAAAAAGGAGATTTAATTTATATCTATTCAGACGGGTTTCAAGATCAATTCGGAGGTGAAAATGACAGAAGATTTATGAAAAAGAATTTAAAATTACTATTAGAAGATATCAGCAAGCTTTCCTTTAATATTCAACGCAGTCATTTACTGAAAACATTGAATCGTTGGCAAGGAAAAAACATTCAAAATGATGACATTTTGGTTGTAGGAATTAGTTTTTAA
- a CDS encoding SpoIIE family protein phosphatase has protein sequence MKNVFNKQYILLVISMLITTTLFSQEIVKKGKVDISNFDLNKNRISLHGQWEFYPNQLYLPESFIKEKAPNPVYINVPELWNKSKQKEISTGKGYGTYRLILNNLKKGKIYALNINRIQSAYQIWINGKSLKSIGKVGINKNESKPGWSSSDIIFKADNITAEIIIQVSNFHHKKGGIEKNITFGDNEKIIDAGWRVLILNIFLLGALMIMASYHLGMFVFRSNDKSNLYFALTLIFTGIFSSTESEILLIKIIPDLNWQVLLKTLYISNYLRLLFFLLFIYYSFKKQLNRIFTNILTIIIIVLILFVAVTPASIFTNTLFIFLILAGITLIYLVFGQIKALLNKIPGSLYSLIGISILIFAAANDILQELHLIKTISLTTFGFFMFIILHSYLISVQNAYSYKSIKKTTENLKLQGIVKDALFSANSYNLREPLKAISEVIDSDRALIFIYRDNNWVATNEYIKKEKKITKMRVNVFSGKEDIYFSARSVKKAISSRKRIYTIVTDAVKAKEHAYLENSEIKALFTYPLIKDDLIQGLLYFENYSIKPNFENITVGILQAIMPQIAVFMDNFTSYYKLNAFNEELEEKVLQATKEIEARNKELKDLRTEVEKQNLSIGKTKVELEKQNQQISDGTYYAKKIQNAFLPFESEIKSVFPENFIILKPKDVLSGDFYWFEKISPTESILVVADSTGISVSGALMTIIGHEIINETVIYKKNKSPKIILNKIQNEFEKKISKENYLVGYDLSIINFNIDKREVIFSGAQHPAFFIRDNNMIEFKATSVSIGHSELLENYKKTRFFTNSRISLKKGDMLYLFSDGFIKQVGEKSQKKYMKLNFKTLIKSIHNDKPELQKEKLEIALSEWKGNEQQTDDILIVGIKF, from the coding sequence ATGAAAAACGTTTTTAACAAACAATACATTTTGCTTGTTATCAGCATGTTGATAACAACAACGCTTTTTTCTCAAGAAATTGTGAAAAAGGGGAAAGTTGATATTTCAAATTTTGATCTGAATAAAAATCGCATTTCCTTACACGGACAATGGGAGTTTTATCCGAATCAACTTTATTTGCCGGAAAGTTTTATAAAAGAAAAAGCGCCGAATCCTGTTTATATAAATGTTCCCGAACTTTGGAATAAATCGAAACAAAAAGAAATATCGACAGGTAAAGGGTACGGAACATATCGACTTATTTTAAACAATCTGAAGAAAGGAAAGATATATGCTCTGAATATTAACAGAATACAATCTGCTTATCAAATTTGGATCAACGGAAAATCGCTGAAATCAATCGGGAAAGTCGGTATTAATAAAAATGAATCAAAACCGGGATGGTCTTCTTCCGACATTATTTTCAAAGCAGATAATATTACAGCAGAAATTATTATTCAAGTAAGTAACTTTCATCATAAAAAAGGAGGAATCGAAAAAAATATAACTTTTGGTGATAATGAAAAAATAATTGATGCCGGTTGGCGAGTTTTAATTTTAAATATTTTTCTCCTTGGTGCCCTTATGATTATGGCATCATACCATCTCGGAATGTTCGTATTCAGAAGTAATGACAAATCAAACTTATATTTTGCATTAACTTTAATCTTTACCGGGATTTTTTCTTCTACGGAAAGTGAAATTTTATTAATAAAAATTATTCCCGACTTAAATTGGCAAGTTCTTCTGAAAACACTTTACATATCAAATTATTTGCGATTGTTATTTTTCTTGCTCTTTATATATTATTCATTCAAAAAACAGTTAAATCGTATTTTTACAAATATTTTAACAATAATAATTATTGTTCTGATATTATTTGTTGCAGTTACTCCGGCATCAATTTTTACTAATACACTCTTTATATTTTTAATTCTTGCAGGTATAACTTTAATATATTTAGTTTTCGGACAAATAAAAGCCTTGTTGAATAAAATACCCGGCAGCTTATATTCCCTGATTGGAATATCGATCTTGATTTTTGCTGCTGCAAACGATATTTTACAAGAACTTCATTTAATCAAAACAATTTCATTAACAACATTCGGGTTTTTTATGTTTATTATTCTTCATTCTTATTTAATTTCTGTTCAAAATGCATATTCATACAAATCCATAAAAAAAACAACAGAAAACCTTAAACTTCAAGGAATTGTCAAAGATGCACTATTTTCTGCAAATTCTTATAACTTAAGAGAACCTTTGAAAGCAATTTCAGAAGTTATTGATTCTGACAGGGCTTTGATCTTTATATATAGAGATAATAATTGGGTTGCAACAAATGAATATATAAAGAAAGAAAAAAAAATAACAAAAATGAGAGTAAATGTGTTCTCCGGAAAAGAAGATATTTACTTCTCTGCCCGTTCTGTTAAAAAAGCCATTTCATCTCGAAAACGTATTTATACAATAGTTACAGATGCTGTAAAAGCTAAAGAACATGCATATCTGGAGAATTCAGAAATAAAAGCCTTATTCACATACCCTTTAATTAAAGACGATTTGATTCAAGGTTTATTATATTTTGAAAATTATAGTATTAAGCCGAATTTTGAAAATATTACTGTTGGAATATTGCAAGCCATAATGCCGCAAATAGCTGTATTTATGGATAATTTTACATCGTATTATAAGCTGAATGCCTTCAATGAAGAATTGGAAGAAAAAGTACTCCAAGCAACCAAAGAAATTGAGGCAAGAAATAAAGAGTTAAAAGATTTAAGAACAGAAGTTGAAAAGCAGAATTTATCAATTGGAAAAACTAAAGTTGAATTAGAAAAACAAAACCAACAAATTAGCGACGGAACATACTATGCGAAAAAAATTCAAAATGCCTTTCTTCCGTTTGAGTCTGAAATTAAATCCGTTTTTCCTGAAAACTTTATAATTCTGAAGCCCAAAGATGTATTAAGCGGTGATTTTTATTGGTTTGAAAAAATCAGCCCCACAGAAAGCATTCTTGTTGTTGCAGACTCAACAGGCATTAGTGTATCCGGAGCTTTAATGACAATTATCGGACATGAAATAATTAATGAAACAGTAATTTATAAAAAGAATAAATCTCCAAAAATTATTTTAAATAAAATTCAAAATGAATTTGAAAAGAAAATTTCAAAAGAAAATTATTTAGTAGGATATGATTTGTCAATAATCAATTTTAATATTGATAAAAGAGAGGTTATTTTTTCGGGCGCACAACATCCCGCTTTTTTTATCAGGGATAATAATATGATAGAATTTAAAGCAACATCAGTTTCAATTGGTCATTCTGAACTTCTTGAAAATTACAAGAAAACCCGTTTTTTTACAAACAGCAGAATAAGTTTGAAAAAAGGAGATATGCTTTATTTATTTTCGGACGGGTTTATAAAACAGGTCGGAGAAAAAAGTCAAAAAAAATATATGAAACTGAATTTCAAAACTCTCATTAAATCAATACACAATGATAAACCGGAGCTTCAAAAAGAAAAATTAGAGATTGCATTATCAGAATGGAAGGGAAACGAACAACAAACAGATGATATTTTAATTGTTGGTATTAAATTTTAA
- a CDS encoding DUF3857 and transglutaminase domain-containing protein, producing the protein MKTFFAFTMLIMMHLYLLAQDAPLTWKKLTKEEIELTSYDNAPAVVTYEYGQMYFDTNPNGENLFIINKKHVRIKILNEEGLKYAKLKIPYHNMNCERYQGELSFSFKGYTHNVTETGEINSIRLKNKYIKHSDSTDCISIAEIEFKDVKAGSIIEYMVTTPSLQLINPNSWEFQKDIPVLHSEFRARTPKYFKYIFSVKNIEELPIEDSTFYDKILNYRFKYGNRTYSSIIDLSGKEYRFVNYNMPILTDLNKAERINIHLKQAVTEPADYAWQKLTKALMITTWDDYDRRTPSQRKMLTYPPSYFIYYLPTWGELNENLLKDDKFGLALIKFWDCDSILQSITDNSQNEKEKAEAIYNFVKKNMKWNEQYDLYADVSDNVFKTLYSKAGARVKLNNVGNIFEKGEGTSSEINFIFMHLLKKAKIETHPILVNTYKNNPVDKNIPQVKQFVTVIAYVEIDNEKILLDAADPESSFIKPANKYDPDQMFIIRKLDYGWINEFGLKR; encoded by the coding sequence ATGAAAACCTTTTTCGCTTTCACAATGCTCATAATGATGCATTTATATCTTCTCGCCCAAGATGCTCCTCTTACATGGAAGAAACTCACAAAAGAAGAAATTGAATTAACAAGTTATGATAATGCTCCTGCCGTTGTAACATATGAATACGGGCAAATGTATTTCGATACAAATCCTAACGGTGAAAACTTATTTATTATTAATAAAAAACATGTTCGTATAAAAATATTAAATGAGGAAGGCTTAAAATATGCAAAACTCAAAATACCTTATCATAATATGAATTGCGAACGATACCAAGGTGAACTTTCTTTCAGCTTTAAAGGATATACCCATAATGTTACAGAAACCGGAGAAATTAACAGCATAAGGTTGAAAAATAAATATATAAAACATTCAGATTCAACAGATTGTATTTCAATTGCTGAAATTGAATTTAAGGATGTTAAAGCAGGGTCAATTATTGAATATATGGTAACAACACCGTCTTTACAACTTATAAACCCGAACAGTTGGGAATTTCAAAAAGACATCCCTGTTTTACACAGTGAATTCAGAGCAAGAACACCCAAATATTTTAAGTATATCTTTTCTGTTAAAAATATTGAAGAACTGCCGATTGAAGATTCAACATTTTATGATAAAATTCTGAATTACAGATTTAAATACGGTAACAGAACGTATAGTTCTATAATTGACCTTTCCGGCAAAGAATACAGATTTGTAAACTATAATATGCCGATATTAACAGACCTGAATAAAGCCGAAAGAATTAATATACACTTGAAACAAGCTGTTACAGAACCTGCAGATTATGCTTGGCAAAAACTGACAAAAGCATTAATGATAACTACATGGGACGATTATGACAGAAGAACACCGAGTCAAAGAAAAATGCTTACTTATCCGCCTTCATACTTTATATATTATTTGCCGACATGGGGCGAATTAAATGAAAATCTTCTTAAAGATGATAAATTCGGCTTGGCATTGATAAAATTTTGGGATTGCGACTCAATTCTTCAAAGCATTACTGATAATTCGCAAAATGAAAAAGAAAAAGCAGAAGCAATATATAATTTTGTTAAAAAAAACATGAAATGGAACGAACAATACGACCTTTATGCCGATGTATCGGATAATGTTTTTAAAACACTATACAGTAAAGCAGGTGCGAGAGTAAAACTGAATAATGTCGGTAATATTTTTGAAAAAGGTGAAGGTACAAGCAGCGAGATAAATTTTATTTTTATGCATTTATTAAAAAAAGCTAAAATTGAAACTCATCCTATATTAGTAAATACCTACAAGAATAATCCCGTTGATAAAAACATACCCCAAGTAAAACAATTTGTTACCGTTATTGCATATGTTGAAATTGATAACGAAAAAATCTTATTAGATGCAGCTGACCCTGAAAGTTCTTTTATAAAACCGGCAAATAAATATGATCCTGATCAAATGTTTATTATTCGAAAACTTGATTATGGTTGGATTAATGAGTTCGGTTTAAAAAGGTAA